GCGCAAGGGCACGCGACCGACGAGGATTCGGCGATCTCCGGTCCCGGGCTCGTGGTCGAGGCGTTGATGATGGGTCTGCGTCTAGCCGAGGGCGTCGACCGGCTCCGCTTCCGGCGCGTGACCGGGCGCGATCCGGTCGAGGCGTGCGGCGCCGATGGCCTGCGGTCGATGGTCGAGGGCGGCTTCGTGGCGGTCGACGCGGCGTCGTTGCGCGCCACGCCGGCCGGGCTGCAGCGGCTCAACGCGGTCTTGACGCGGCTTCTGCCGGATTGATCCGGTCTCCGCGCGGCGCGCAAAAAAAGAGAGCGGGCCGAAGCCCGCTCTCCTGTTCCACTCCGGATGGACCGGATTAGAAGGTCAGAGCCGTACCGAACACGATGGCCCAGCTGTCGGCCTTCTCGGACTTCGACTGGCCGGAGCCCATGTACATCAGCGCGCCGCCGGTCAGCTTGATGCCCGGCGAGAGGGCGTAGTTGGCGCCCAGCTCGAAGTAGTCGAGCTTGTCCTTGCCCGCGGCGTTCTGCGCGCCGGCCACGCCGTTGCCGTCCTTGTTACGACCGCCCCACCAGCCGGCCGAGAGCTGCCACGGACCCGTCTCGTACATCAGCGAGGCCGTGTACCAGTTGGTCGCGTTGCTGCCGCGGAGGCCCTGGTTGTCGCGGCCGAGACCGCCGCCCAGCGTGAAGCCGGAGAAGCCGATCTGCGCGCCCGCCGCCCAGGTCTTGTAGCGGCCGAAGATCGACGGAGCCGCGGCACCGCCGGTGCCCGCCGCGCCGCGGTCGAAACCGGCCGTGGCGTACGCGCCGTACAGCGCCACCGACACGTCGCCGAACTTGTTCAGGTAGTTCGCCGAGACGTCGATGCCGTTGTGCCAGAGGTTCTGGTTACGCGGGCAGTTCGGGTGGTTGGCACCGCCCGCGCGCGAGTTGCAGCTCACGATCGCGCCGACGCCGAACGACGGGGTGTAGCCGAGGCCGAACTGGAAGCCCGCGAAGCGCGGGGTGTAGTAGTTCAGCTTGTTGGCGTCGCCCGAGAAGCCGGCGTTCTGCGCCGCGCCGGTGCCGAGGATGTTGCCACCGCGGCCGGCGTTGTTCGCCGCCGCGAAGCCGGCGCCGAAGTGGTTGAAGTTGTGGTCGTTGAAACCCCAACCCAGCAGCGCCGACGGCGACGAGTACTGCATGTTGTACGACACCGAGTCGTTGCCGCCGAACTCGATGCGGCCCCAGTCGCCGAACGCGAAGATGTACTCGTGGTCCAGCTGATCGGCGGTGCCGGTCGGGTTCGCGGCGCTGACGCCCGGGTTCTGCGACCAGCCCTCGAGCTCGACACGGATGCCGATCGAGGTGCCGTTGTCGAGCTTCGTGGTGCCGGTGAACCAGATTTCGCCCTCGTACCGGAAGTTCTCCGGACGATAGCTCTGGCCGGTGGTGCCGCCGACGACATCGCGATCGACGTGGCCGACCGTGATCATCGACTGCATGTAGCCACGCAGTTCGAGCTTGATGGGGTCGGCCGCGAACGCCGACGGCGCGGCCATCAGCCCACCGGCGACCAGCGCGGTCGTTCCGAGTAGTGCTTTTTTCATGTTCTCCCTCTCTCGTGGGTCTGTCTAACGCTACGCCTCTATCGAGACCGTCACTGGCCGGTTTTCGAGGGTTTAGCCTAAACCGGCCTATAACCGCCCCCGCCACGAACGGACGACAATGCCATTAACCACCGTGTCGCGGTGGGGGTCAAGAAACCAAAGGCGTCCGGCGCAATTCTGTCGCCAAGTGTGGCAATGAAGACACAGCCGCTAACCGCCCGTAAACGCTTATGGTCTTCGCCGCGGCAGCGAAGCGGAAATGAAGGAAAACTCACTTGTCCGGCGGATGGTTACGTCATGTAGATGTAGCGGGTCGAGTGGCGATCCGGACACCAATTATATGATGTTTCGCAGGTCGGACTCATCGACCGCCGGCCGCTTCAATCGCGCAATAACATTTTACATGTGTGAAACCTACGGCTGGCGTGCGGCGCTTCCGTTCCGCCGCGTTTCGCATCCCGGCGCTGTCGGGGCCGGGCAAGGTTGCCCGCGCCCCTCAGCCGTCACTTGTGGTACGTTCCGGTCTCCCCCTATAAGGCGCAGCGGCGCCGCGTGGACCGGCGCGGACGACCGCATCGGCCGGCGACCTCTGATAGGGAGGGGCGCGGTCCGCCCGGGAGCGAGAAAGCGATGATCCGAATGGACGGAACGGCATTGCGCGCCAGCGCGTTTCTGATCGCCGCCACCGTGGCCGTCGCGGCCTGCGGCCAGAACCAGGGCGCGGACATCGGCACGGTCGACCGCCGGAACAGCGACATCCAGCGCGGCATCGCCGGGCGCACGCAGCAATCCGGCGGCAGCGTTTTCGGCCCCGGCGG
The genomic region above belongs to Rhodospirillales bacterium and contains:
- a CDS encoding porin: MKKALLGTTALVAGGLMAAPSAFAADPIKLELRGYMQSMITVGHVDRDVVGGTTGQSYRPENFRYEGEIWFTGTTKLDNGTSIGIRVELEGWSQNPGVSAANPTGTADQLDHEYIFAFGDWGRIEFGGNDSVSYNMQYSSPSALLGWGFNDHNFNHFGAGFAAANNAGRGGNILGTGAAQNAGFSGDANKLNYYTPRFAGFQFGLGYTPSFGVGAIVSCNSRAGGANHPNCPRNQNLWHNGIDVSANYLNKFGDVSVALYGAYATAGFDRGAAGTGGAAAPSIFGRYKTWAAGAQIGFSGFTLGGGLGRDNQGLRGSNATNWYTASLMYETGPWQLSAGWWGGRNKDGNGVAGAQNAAGKDKLDYFELGANYALSPGIKLTGGALMYMGSGQSKSEKADSWAIVFGTALTF